The window TTTTATGTTCAACCGCATACACAACTTCAATGAATTAAGCCAAACACAAACACATTGgatatatttaaactgtattttaaatgatttgggtaacaaaatattttgtaacgatCCAACaagtttttatactaaattagCTGAATACCTGTGCTTTGCTACGGGATCAAATTGTAAACTGTTTCACTCAGTTTGCTACATGTCAAGTATTACTGTGTATTGGATGCTGTAAAATGAGTcagtcattaatattttaaagattatcgTCTTAAAACTTCCCTGCACACAACATTTTTGTGTGACCCTCGTGTTGCAGAATCACCTAACTGTCAGAAGAGGTTACCAGAGAGCAGGCCACAAACATCTGGCAGGGGGAGAAAGACGAATTCCTTAAATTCATTCCAGCCATTTTTAACGATTAACCTAGAACTGTATTCTGTGTCATTGAAAACGTTTTACAGGAAACTGTAGTGTTATACATTCAAACTGATAATCCGAAGGAATCATGGGAATCCGGGGTATGAAGACTGTTTTGATGTTTCCTTAAGCTATTCATACAACATAACAATCATAAATGATAATGCAACTAATAAATCAGAGGTTAGTCTACTTGTTTTGTTTAAGAAGTGAGAATTAATACCAAACTGTACAGTCCAAGTGACACATATTGCtctgtaattaatttttctagcTTTCAACATTCACTTTCAGAATCATAAAGAATCTAATTACTAGCACAAAACATAATTTGGTTGatttatttggaaacaaaatatagtaatCCACAAACAAATgcataatttctaatttttaacatttgtacaaattatttttttacaacacgTATTTTTAgggaacataaatatttttctatcacTTTGTAGAATATTACACACAATCTTAAAGTTGGcattaaagaaattatcaaattaagtttttgtttaagttttactATCCATAGTTTGAATTTCATGAATAAGGCATACTTGAACCTACAAAttggttattataatttatctatattatcTTAGTAGCCTGGATTgataaaacaaacacataaattaaataatgacttATCCAGTGAATAGAAAGAGTATCACCAACTAAATGTAAGGAGCTGTATGCAAGAAACTACAAAACAATATATGTGACAAAACTTTATACAGTTAAAGCATAATATCCATATTCATTATTGGGCTATTgtaaattacagaaataattcaACACAGCTAAATACTCAAAACTAAAATGTCATTATAAGCAAACAATAAATTGAAGGGAAAACAAGTGCCTAATATAGAATGGAATAGAAAATAAAGTTAGTTGGTTATTGACAACAGTTACAATGGTATCAGAAAAATGTTACTGCCATCACACTAGCTTTAAATACTTGGCTTGTGGATAGTGCATCGCTCGAATTTTAATGTATGGCATACAGTTTACATCAgggtagaaataaaaaaatccaatctAATCACATTAGtaaaaattttgctaaatattGGATATTTGAACTTTAACTGCATAGGCacaatttagagaaaataaatcACAAGTAGACATCAATGTTGGCTAAATTAAATGGTTATTACTGaaattcatcaaaattaaataattattaaaaaatgctcTCTGTGGCATTGAATGAAAGATTCTTCTTAGACACACACAAATCAACGCATAAGTAAGTTTTAACAGAAAATTAGATATTTAACCTATAACAGCTCAGTGtatctatataaatatagtactGTATTCAGTCCTCACACATAATGTTCATTTCAACTTATTACTGTTTAAATGAGTCATGCTGTAATTTAATaccaatagaattttaaaatatttattagaaaggGAAAGAGAAACAAAGATCAAACACAAGATCAGAATAAAGATTATCAAAGTCTGAACTATGtgtattggaaatataaaatgtttaagatttattacagtgtaaaaataacaatagtatataattcttttattttatattcaaagcttgtgatagaaaatgtataataaaatgagataatctaagataataaaaataaataaagtactaaaTATTCCAATACAACTCCAAGACTTACAGAATGGGTTTAATGCTGTAAATCCCCcagttaataaaatttagtgGATTTTCTTAACAATCAACAAGaatcatttatttgtaataggTGACTTCATCATCATTTTGTTATCACAATTAACGAACTTTTAGTTGTTCCTCAATAATGCAGTCTCTCTTTGATATCCTATGTGGCCTTCAAATTGTTTGTTTCTCTGAAATATTTATCAGAAAACAACAATATTCTGTCCACTTATTTCTTTTAGATTGTATTGTAGACAATGGCAACAACAACAAGAGTAATCTACAGTGTATACCTACAGTAACAGGTTAACAATATTAATTGTGTTctattcagtatttttaattcaaaatttgcagtaaaatttgttatgttaccCTCCAAGGGACTGAAGTTTTAGAAATCACATATTGGTTTAATAACTGAATAAATCATTACTAGTGTATCCATTGCTTGAAATCAAgctatttttaacacaatttttggACTTAGCTGACCCCAAAATTTCCACTAAATCTGAAAATAGTTTCCTCCAatctcaatattttatacatacacataGATAAGAGAAAGTATAGTAAATGACTTAATAGTATGCAAATATGgtatatacaaatacatactataataagtacatataataaaacaataaacaaaattagctCCACTTTTTACAAGACCTTAGAAAAGCCAATTTTTAGTGCCTTTAAGTGGTGCACAAATGcacagttttttttgtaaattttatttaatgacaatgtttaaatagtatttttaatgtgttaaatgaTTTGATTTCATCATCACTTTCTGTCTTCACAGCCTCAAAATACTGCTCTAAAACGGGAGAAATGCACTTTTaggataaaaaaatcataaatttttctCGCAATGTTAGCACTATTAAGCAGCTCGCTGACATCACAGGACACATGTCAGCTCTTGGAGGGttgaataaacttatattaaccaTAACAAATTGAATTAAGTTAGCTTAAATCAACATAAGTATATGAAGAGTTTTTAAGAACAGAAATTAAAGTGTACATACACTTATGTGATGTTTAATGACATTTTGTTGTACTACAAAAGATAAGTACTCGTAATATGAGGTGATACCTCTaacgataatttaaatttataattaattattctttcacCATGAAAATAATTCTGAATAACTATAAGAAAAATACTGATACAAGTATTCCTTGTTAGAGTAAACAAGCAATATTATcgacaaaataagtaaaaatcattCAATTAGTCCAATCTTTTGTTGATCGGTTTCATTAATTACTGTATTACTGTTTGTGAACTTGGGGGGTGTTTCACACAGGTTCACGGTCTTGTAGTCAGAATCCACTTTGTTGTTTGTGATAGCTAACTGCACATAGGGTACAGTCGAATTGTTGGTCACTAGTCCCTTCTTGGAATGAACTGACAGCACTGATTCCGTAACCGAAGAATTTTTCTTCACCTTACTGTTTTGCGCTTTAGGTGGAGAATCAGTCGATCGTTTCAAAATACCAGGTACAGTTAAGTGAGGATTTGTTGTCGAGGGAACTAAAAGACGATTCGTCGGACTCGGGTATTGTCTCAAGAGCACAGATTTCAAACTACTTAACTGGAGATTGAGTAAACTTGTGGCCTCTTGAGATAAGCACACTTTTTTTGTAGGCTTATTGAGTTTGTCTGATTTACTGCGtttgacagcttttttctgggaTACAGCCTGAGAACTCATGTTGTCAAGAACATTGCTCAGGGTGGACGGCGAGCCCGAAAGCTCCCGTCCATAGGTTGCTACTCATATGCCGTTTCCTGCTCTGTGTAAACACGACTCTAGACCTTGCCGTGCAATCTGCATACGCCGGTTAGTGTATACCAGACCCCCGATTTTGTGACTTGAGAACATTGGATTCACCTAAAACAAAAGAATCCccaattaaaacagaaaattgcCATGGAcacacttaatattttttatatggttaGCACTAATGTTTAcgctaatatttttattttagttccatTCTGTAATATGTAACCTTCTATAGTAAAGAATCTGTCAGCAATAGAGCTGACATTTGAGTAAAATGCttctaatagtatttttaatgttaggCTTACTAAGAAGTGcaattctgtaataaataaaaaattattatttttaacacattgaacCCTAAGCCTATAACATCGAATTTACTCAGTATACTGGCCGTTTTTtgtgattaaacattttttttttattatgaagacattgttttaacgtaacatattatatatcaaattaaagaggaGAACACGCAGTTTAGAAAATGTgcctttttatgataaaataattatttgaacaaaattataaagcaaacaaaattatggaaaaaataaaatttgaaaaattgtaactttgtatAAACGTTTCATTTTCCAACCCCCTAATGTTGTATAAACGTTTTTTAACCACCTAATgttctataaatgtgtttttgatataaaattaacattaaagaaAGAAAGTATTCATGTTAGTACCAATAGAAGGCCTATCATAATCATTCTCAGCATCATTCACGGCTTGATCATtaggcctaacctcaaaatcTGGATCAGGATCATTGTTGTTGAGAAACTCACCCTGCGATCCAGAATCATAAATTTGACCCAAGATTCTTTCATACTGAATCGCAgatgatcttttattttcatttaaaatacaatcatcCTCCTCCAAATCATGCTCAGAATCTGACATCATATCACGTATCATGCACACCGTTATTTTGTGTAAATGATTACTCATTTTACACAATagtcaagaaaaataaaacttgtattactaagaaaccaatcaaaataaactaaaccatcactaaaccaacatttatcactttattcagtaacagtggaactttgtttataaatcacAATGCTCGCATCACTGCGTCGTCAGTCAGTTACGTAACTAAGCAGTTGTGCAATagttgaaaatacaatttttacagctGCACAACTGTTACTTGTCACAAAAagacgtataaatataaacaatataacataggaAATAGTCTGAAACAACTGAAACAACTAAACCCGATTTTTTACAGATAACTTAAAACGTATTGAATTAAGTAccggagcccgagtataggttGGGCTCCGCATACAATGGCATGCGTGCTAGCCCGACCTATACTCAGGCTCCGTATTCAATGTGTTAAATGAGACTCACTTTCCCCTAAACATCACTCCACTACAAAACTGAGGAAGAAGAATGTAATAATTCACAAAAATGAGCTCCTAAAACAAGCTCAGTATGAGAATAAGTAATAGTTCTGATTTTCCTTAAGAACAGCCTTATTCTTTATCTTTACAATGTAAAAGTCTGTGATGTCAGTGTATATAATTCCAAAATTGGGAGAAAAGAATCGAGTTTCTCACACTAAACTTTTATCCTGGGAATCTTATTTTTGCACATCTAGTCTAACCTGCTTTGTAAACTTTCAGACTATTCCCAAACGAAATGTCTTCTACATTGCCTTGATTGTCACATTTGTGTTACTTCAGTCCATTTGGTATAATCCAAACAACAGTAGCGCATACTTAAGACAGTGACCAACTTCAGCCCACGCTATTGAAAAATCAATGGCTGACTGCAGATCAAAAGGTTTCTTATTCCACTGATCTTAATATCCTCAGAATATAGCTGGTCATCGTATCTCTTTTTCTAAAAGACAGGATGTAATCCAACAAATTAAGAGAGGAGAAAACCTATAAGCTGGAAGCTTCCTTTAAAACAAGTGATAAGAGTGTGCCAAACACCTTTGGGAAGTCAAGATGGATAGtgcaaatattgagtttagctccagtccaccttcctcttacgtgcagtatctgaaatctgatgctagCACAGACTTGACTCCAGAAATCTGGATTCATTTTTATCTAAAGGGATAAAAAAAATAGTcggtgacagcatcagatttcagatgttgcacGTAAGatgaaggtggactggagctaaacaaACCATTCACATTGAGTCAACCCCAAGGCTGATTGctattaacatatttttgtagaACGATTAGAAGTACAAGAAAGAAACATAATGCAATCATCAAAATCACAGACAGGgaatcaatttaaaatagtttttctgaTTTTATGTACAGCCCAGgtttaaatatacaaatgatCAAATACAAACCTGGTACATTCTTTTAAAGCTCTGGTCAACAGAGAAACATTTTGGtgacatttgttttaaaaactattttactgtttCCAAATGGGggactaaaacattaaaaacatttgtattttaaccctttgagtgccgtgGCCTTTTGCTGTATGGTATACATAAAATGCAgagcgaaaatgcctgattctgcaggggtctggttaaaaattcataacaaaattatttattggtataatgtcctgggtttttgtttttttttttagataaatatattttctttataaatataatacattgatcacttatttaacatttttataccaataaaaaaacattaacaaaaactttatgagcaaaaacattttgtttttattttgacacaacttaatgttattgaaatattttattttttacttttagttattctatcttatactgcATTTAATtctctacaaaaaaaaaatatatatatatataaacactttttttatacttataaataaagtttggaaaataaatattaaaatatgaaccaCCACAAAACTAGACATtttataacctaacctaacactctgtgtcttgtctacactgctaatgcttaaatctaatgcctacaatactaggtcttcattgtcagcaatgtttttacgactcattgtttataaatatcactgaacaaacacaaaaacataacaactatacaaatgtatttagtaaagtactagctgcttacgATCACCGTAACTCACGatcaagtcattgttctacttaaacACAGACTAGAACAgcatacacaaacgaaataatttgaagatacttaCTACAAACCCAATTAcacaaactttcaatatttacaatcatttgtgaaataaacaccagcgcaaacaaaacatcTGACGGCTTGTCCACGTAGCGGTCAATTCTAAACTCGACTGAcgcgctcactttacaaccgccgtaaaaatcaaaatctaaccagaatgcaacaaaacctacatcaaaagttacgttgaaacctttggaatgcgtatatatagtcattgagccaatttagataaatactatataaaatataagcgttactgcagaagttgcaaatagcgattctggcatttcttgcatataatgcaggaTAGCAAATAGTGATGCtacggcactcaaagggttaaataaaatgATATGTCACATAAGCACATACACTACTACAATTTTCTCaccgaaaaaaaaacaaacaaatatttttaaatggttaaaataggcataagtaaaaaattaacgAAAAGGTACATTATGTAAtacctctttttaaatttatttgaaaaacaaatgtttatttacaattacagagtggccactcaaaacctctttttaAATTCCCAGTTTACATCTCTGATACTttatttcaaaccaaataaataactgtaataccGTATTCAACCCTTAGGTCAAGTGCAACAGTGACGGTTCATTATCACCAGTTGTATTTGCAGGAAATGCCACGTAGCTGCGGTGGTCTAGCAAATTTTGTCGCTAGTGATACAAGAGAAATACAGTGACGATTCATCACTaccacctattttaagctccttagtttttatctctgttaTTTGATGTCTCGACAAACATTGTGTATAcataataactttcctttctatTATGCTTGGAAAATAAATGTATCCAACTcagaaaaataaagagaacaaacaATAATCAACACAGCGCTAACATGGGACAGACTGTAGTCCAGCATTGGGAGTGGGAAGTCTGGGATAAACAAACTTTCAGTATGAGACAATGATTTTGCTGGTAAAAAAGGTTGGTTTAGTataactttctttaatttttgggaaaaagaAGCTTAAGAATACCACGCTAATTCAAAGAAATTTGCAGAGCTTCAagaaaatgaatacatttttaaactacaattcATATTCTTTAACTTCagcttttaaataatagaaacgATAGCTAATAAAATGAGCTTCCCGAATATATTCCATTAACGTACAAATTTATgggtatatatttgtatttagagaTTTTGTACATAGGGAATGTATTTGTGCACAACTACACAAAGTACGAAGtatggtcaaaaataaaattagctatcTCCTGTTAGCCACCTAGCAGCTAACCTCTGCATATTAACCCAGCAGAAATGCTGGCGTTCACAAATATAGACATagaatatacaaatttcaaataaagtattatttataaatcacactattttgttactgtatgtctctaaatagtttttatacacaaaattacaaaaagcACGTTTTGAGAATTGGTAAATTGCATACTACTGCTGATCAGCAGTCGTCCGCGAAAGGACTTATTTGGATTTGAGATTCAGGTTTCATGCATcactatatgtaatataattaaatcttgATTTTCCAAGTGTATCTTAAGCACTTCTGATGGTATCGGAATCGAGTGAAGAGCTACAGTATTATTCCATCCCTAGTAAAATTCcagttacattataaatattcatgGACAAGCAACGCATGTTTTCCCAGAGCCCAAAATTCATGCATAATCCACAAATTTCCAGATTCTCATTGTTGTTGGCAGCCCTTAGTCACCTTGGATCAACCAGCGTCAGATGGGGCTCGCAAACATATGTCGGACTTACggaaaatacaatgttttgagatTAATCAGGGTCTGATTCATGATGCTATCACGTTATTTCTTGGCTTCATAAGTTTTAAGAGACAGacagattgtttttaaaattttccaggtTCTTCATGTAGATTCCTGGTCTGTTAAATTCCCGACTTGTTCTCGGTTGAGTGGCCATTCTGAATTGTGTATCTATTACTAACCATTTTTGAgtgaaaactaaagtttttttatttatgttgaaaattaaaatacatctaGTGTTATTGCTGCAAATTATACAGTTAAACTTCATTTACACATATCTACAGATTAAAAGAAGtccaatttatttgaaaaataaatactgttgtTGATTTTTCaaggttatttgttttatattaacacGTTTGATATtccacaatataataaaaaatttaataacgttTTAGTAAGAATATTAGaggtgtataattttaaatttggaagatGCAAATGATTAGCTTCAAACCAACAACAGTATCGTTGCAATTGCTGACATAGAAATTGTATCAGCAGCTTCTTTTTCAACTTTAGTAGAGGATTATTGTGATTATATTCAGTTCATAGTATGTTTACAATGGACATTAATCCTTTCAACATCAAGAATATCTGCATGAAATCACAGGTTCGTATATACAGATTCTTGCTATATCTGCATAAATACCCAATGTCCATTTATACGGAAGTtcacaaattaattttgtttaaatataagacGTAATGAAGCTTACACATGTACTACATTAAAATAGCATACAAATCTATCTTTCAAATAAAGTGATGAActaaattgtatacaatattttacaaattttatagaaCATACATATAATCTTTGACGTTGCAACTAGCTGTACTTTTATAAGTAAATCAGCTGTAAATGACAACTAACTATGCAATTTATTGTTGAGTGAGCATATAGTGTACACTTACATTAAGAGCTCTAGGATGGTTCAGAGTGAATGCTACCACATCGAGCTGGGTGTGTGTGGGTGCGGTGGATGTAGGCGTGGGCGCAGGTGTAGTGGTTAAGGGTAAAGTAGGTCTTTCCACACTATTGATCACCAAGTCTTGGGGTGAGGATGACAGGTAAATCCGCTTGGCCGGGGTAACATCCAGGCTAAGTTCAGGCAGACGTAACAGCAGTGTTGTCACAGACTCTACGACTACGCACAGCTTCTCAGATGGCTGGATTTTCTGTTCCGACCCTGAACTCGACTGAAATACATCACATAATATCAGTCATGAACTAGACACAGAGTACCTGTATTAAACATGGTTTTTAAACCTTTTAGGACCATGGTTTATCACATTTTCCATACCAAAAAAAGATATAGCAATCTTTTTTAACTGTAGCTTACTATGGTTTATGAGAAAATTGTATCTCTACCACAATaggaatattacattatttttttaaacattttttcttgcATAAACCAAGGAatagttaagaaaattaatactgGTTTGTACaagaagtaatacatttttattgtccCACAAACAATATctttgtttatacaaatataggctactgtttatattttaaacaaatttggaaaacataaacaaatttgaaatcaaaTTGCATATCATTCAATTACGAGTTAGTTGTTAAAAGATTGTAAGTTATTTGAACAATCTAGATAAAAGATTGACTGAAatataaggaaaaataataaaaattgcacggtaaacttttaaaattgtaaatccaTACAAATTTGTTATCATAAGCATTGATTAGATTTTATCTTTGTTAAAAtgccttttaataattttgaaacattgttagGGTGGTTACtgaaatccttttttaaatcaaGCATATTCTAGGTTTTTTTCAGTTCTGTTAAAGTTTTAAGCATAAAGATTGTGAATAATTTTACTGGTGGCAGAACATATCATCCAGTACAGTAGTACAAGCAGAATGAATATACTAATAACATCATGTTGCTGAGATGTATGTTATGTTATAAACATTTCTACAAAAATAGGttcacacaatttaaaatttaatagaacaATTCGTAAATATACAATTCTTTTTATATCTAGCCTTGTTTAGGAATGGATGActaatagtacattattaatattgtaaatattattacaaggtTATTTTGGTAATTAAAGGGAGCAACAAAAACGTAACAGACAATTCCtgagagtaaaatttaaattttatattggctAAAGATTAACTTGTCCTGTCAAAGACAAAAGGATTgtacaaataaatctttattcctttataatatgattttatgcCTTGAAGAATAGACCAGAAACTCGCTTACACGCCATAAATCTCTGGTATGTTAAGCAAATCAAGCAACATGTCATAGAGTAATAGTCCAAAAACTCAAATATCCTTTAATATAGTACTTTCTcgaaaaaattattatctattgTCTGCAAACAGTGATCGGcatataaaaaaagtaagtgcaataatttaaacatatattcaaagtctcttttattattaaatgtatgaaaaatattattaccgCTTGGTTATACATATATTCATACGGTTTACCACTAAGGTACATCACATGTAATAATGATACGATTCAGACAACACATCCATAGGTAATTCAGATGAACATTCTGGATTGCTTAAAGTTGATAGTTTTGTTGGTTTTCTTATGCAGAAGCATATGCTAGTGATGATCGAATCCAATTAATTAGGTTATATCTCTTTAAGGTTCTtagtatacaatatattgttagttggTCTTTGAGAACTAATGGAGAGACCAACAATacacttttacaattaaatagttaatttattgagtaaaaataaatattattacaaatttaattattctaaaattatctGAAAGATCATATTGTGATGTCAGTGGCTGTCCCTTAATTACGTAATGCTAAAATCATACATTTCAGACCCCCTCCCTCCTACGTAATGTAAACACTAACCTGCTTTAAAAATGACAATGCTACCATCAACACCCCCTCCCCCCACACCAATTTAGattattctaaaattgtaatataataaagacAATTTCAAACTCCATAGTAAAAAATGATCTATCAATATAAAACTAGCATTCCACAACTGTACAACATCATTTTGTACTATTTGCTGTTTCTTCTTGGAATGtgcatttttgtaatgtaaatgagTTTTACCGTCAACTTTTTTAGATCTAAATGCAAACACAACGTAACAAGACAATCATTACACCATCACTTGACATGACATTTAATGTACTGTTACACTCGATTGTAATGCATATGCACAACTGACAGATAATTCGGTCTGCATGATTGTTGTACCAGTCTGTCTTTACGTGTCACTAGGCATACAGCACTATTCTTCATGCTCCTATCATGGCATAATAGAGATAACGTTTACccgtaatattttttttttgttgctgtAATATTTTGCAGTATTATCTTTACTGTCAATGGTTAGGTCAAATGTTAGAAACTTCTACTAATTCTAAACGCATGACacaaacagatttaaacaaactgcTTTACCATTTCAGGATCTTTTTATATGGAGGATTAAGACATTGCTCTGTTTGCTTTATTATGAAAGTgatataatactaactttaaaaaCGTTTGGGGAGGAAACATGTAAATTTTGTGAACGAattgaaacaattaattgttaaagtttaatAGGTACGTAACACTGCGACAAACCTCCAACCACACCCATCCACATAACAGTGTGCAACACTGCCGAAAATCTACCACCCTACTAGGGCATTAAGTAATTTAGGTACAGCCTCTTACCGGTTGGCCTTAAAACTCTATGTTGACTGTTATCACAgaagtaatgttttaatataaacccCACTTGTATAATTTAGTCAAGTTATTGGAAATAACGTAATAAATTtgcattacaaaatcaattttttgtgttttcttcttaataacacaaatatttccCAAATTATAATCAAACATGTAAATTGAACTACACATACTGAGGATGATGGAGGTGTTAGCATCACTGAAGAGTTTTCTAAGTTCCTCTTCTGCTTGAGAAGTGCTTCCTTCGCTTGACGATGGTCGACGAGTAGTTGGTCAAATGGTTTACTCCGACCGGTTACAGCTCTTCTAAGACTCATTGGATGAGactgtaaaatattacttttcaatTAGTATCAGTGGAATGTTGTAGTTTAATGTAACAGCTTTGTCACTCAGCTAAGAAAATTTTTTCTGTGACTGGGCTTAAAAGTGTCACAAAATACTGACCTTGCACGTCAGAGACCAAGTACACGGCTTCATTGTCTCAGCAGTGATAACTCCACAGTGTTTGTCAGGGTCATACTCCCGCTTCTTAATGGGAGCATGTTTGCGTGGCGGACGTCGCGGCTTGCTGCGCACCGCTATTGTAGAGGCGGAGGAGGAGGCAGTAGATTTACTTACAACTGGTACAACAGCAGTTCCCCCACTACTTAGTGGAGTCAGTGCTACTACTGGTTGAAGAGTCTCTCCCTGCCAGGACACACGACATATTATAGTAACAAtgaacattaaatattacaaaaacctcacaa of the Homalodisca vitripennis isolate AUS2020 chromosome X, UT_GWSS_2.1, whole genome shotgun sequence genome contains:
- the LOC124369238 gene encoding ataxin-7-like protein 1 isoform X2, giving the protein MTRPLVSPSKFHGLPWETWTNALGPTSPTEDKPPETKQSERNKAGVMKLPKEDMKIFGLCPERDLFTVVVCETCNMVVKPQALLDHFEMRHSNNDILPTQPTVGEVAVQQQPTTAKVVKTIAKNPPAKVKTKKTPNKEISKSKDGVVSGAPSLPVSLTLETPIPDPTTSKGETLQPVVALTPLSSGGTAVVPVVSKSTASSSASTIAVRSKPRRPPRKHAPIKKREYDPDKHCGVITAETMKPCTWSLTCKSHPMSLRRAVTGRSKPFDQLLVDHRQAKEALLKQKRNLENSSVMLTPPSSSSSSGSEQKIQPSEKLCVVVESVTTLLLRLPELSLDVTPAKRIYLSSSPQDLVINSVERPTLPLTTTPAPTPTSTAPTHTQLDVVAFTLNHPRALNVNPMFSSHKIGGLVYTNRRMQIARQGLESCLHRAGNGI
- the LOC124369238 gene encoding ataxin-7-like protein 1 isoform X1; this translates as MTRPLVSPSKFHGLPWETWTNALGPTSPTEDKPPETKQSERNKAGVMKLPKEDDDCCSLFLTTFCGPVNSSSFGLLNYMKDMKIFGLCPERDLFTVVVCETCNMVVKPQALLDHFEMRHSNNDILPTQPTVGEVAVQQQPTTAKVVKTIAKNPPAKVKTKKTPNKEISKSKDGVVSGAPSLPVSLTLETPIPDPTTSKGETLQPVVALTPLSSGGTAVVPVVSKSTASSSASTIAVRSKPRRPPRKHAPIKKREYDPDKHCGVITAETMKPCTWSLTCKSHPMSLRRAVTGRSKPFDQLLVDHRQAKEALLKQKRNLENSSVMLTPPSSSSSSGSEQKIQPSEKLCVVVESVTTLLLRLPELSLDVTPAKRIYLSSSPQDLVINSVERPTLPLTTTPAPTPTSTAPTHTQLDVVAFTLNHPRALNVNPMFSSHKIGGLVYTNRRMQIARQGLESCLHRAGNGI